CGCGCTACGACATCACTTGCCGCGGGAATATATACGCAGAAAGTTATCACAGCCGTAAGAGAGAAAAGGCGTCTGGAGATGGCGGGTCAAGATCAATGCCCCCTTGTCTTGTGCGGATGGTTGAGATAAAACATTTTCCCGGTGTATTTATTTACGTATGTGCATGGCTTGCGATTATTAGTCATTTAATCAGCTCCTCATTACAGTCACATACACCATTAAAAGCCAGTGTTAAAGGTGTGGGGTCATCAATATGAGCAACCTCATCAGAGTGATAGACTTTCCCGCGATAGATGACGCTGTAGCCATTTTCTTTGATGAGCAACAGTTTACCGATGCGTCCACACAGCTTGTTGATGCTGGGACTGGTGTGCTGAAAGGTGAACGCCACTTTGTCACCAACGGCTACGGGTTTCGGCTCACCGCGCCATCTGCCGCATTTTGGACAACGTTCCATCAGTCAGCCTCCACGCGCTTAAACTCAATGATCCACACCCACGGGTTAGCCTTGATTGAATTATCTGAATAGATGCCATCCCATAAGTTGCGGAACCACAGCCAGGCATCATGTGTCAGGCCATCAATAGAGTGCTCAGCCCGATATCTCTCTGCTGCCGCATCTTCATCATTGATTGATGTCGACCGCTCCACTCGAACACCGGTAATCTCCAGTGTTATGCGTGAAGCCCAGCGCGTTATGTGGATGGATGGTCTATAGCCCATGTCTTTTAGTTCAACATGCGCCGTGTGGTTCGCTCGATAGTGAATTGCATAATGATCACTGTTGCCATGAACAGCAAACGTCTCCCGCACCCACAGGCGATCACCAACTTCACTGAATGGACAGCGAACACGAATCGGATTGGTAAGTAGGGGAGAGATTCCAACAGCCCAGCATGCTTTACCCTCATCTTTCACACGGGTGCTAATCAAAATCCCGCCATGGAAATTGTGGGTAGACGGGACACCATTAACAACCCGGCGCGTCTGCGTCTTGCTATCGTACAGAACTGCCCTAACCATGTCGGCGTTGAAATACATTCCTCGCTTACACATGGCTTTTCACCTCCACAATGATCGCCAAGAATGCTGCCTGCTCACGTATCTCTTTAATTGCCTCATCTGAATAGCCCCAGATGTTGTCGTCATAAACATTGCACCTTTCGATACCGAGGTATTACAACAAGACCGCGCAAGGTACCACCGTGCGAAAAAACACGCCATTTATTTAACTGATTAGTTTTATGCGTAAAGACGCACTGCACCGTAAAGTCATCAAGAAAATAGACGCGGCTACGTTTATCGAATAACAGCTTTGATGTGACATATGTGCTGTCGTTATAGAAAAATCTGCGCCCATGTGCTGCTATAAGTTGGTTAGCATGCTTTAGCCGCTTATGTTTGGTAGCCGTCACTCACCATCCATAGCTGTTTATCGCTATATGGTGTTGCTTCTGGGCAAAGACCACTGTATCTGTGAAACTTAAAAATTTCTTTGCCCGGTGGTATTGGATGACCTCAGAAGTTGCAGCAATGAAGATCACCCCCATTAGCGGTAAGAGTTGCATCGCGTAACAAGATACAAACTGCGCCATCTTCGATATCGTGGATGGAAGCAATAAACCATCCTTCACCTTTCGGTACTTCTGGATGCCATGTTGAGATGTCATAGCCATCAACATCAGGATCAATATTTTCTTCATCACGATACTAAACTGACCACACCAGCCCCTGCGATTTCGGCCATAGATTGAATTCTTCAGAGGCTATAAATTCTCGACCATCACAGAATTGGTTATTAACAGGGTGGGGCCAGTATTCGCAATTATCGAGCACCACAGGTAAAGCAGTAATTTTGTTAACTTCGCTCATTTCAATCACCAAATAATCAGAGATGCCGCAACCACCCGGAAAACCACACAGCCTGAAATAACCCAGACCCAGCTTGCTGAATGCCATATACAACACATCCTGGTGGACCTCAGTGAATTGTTTTACTGGCTTTGTCGAGACGTTCAGCAATGTTCTGAACCTTAATAGGATTTTTAATTACAGTGCCGTCAGGCATGAGACAGCCGCGAAATGGGCGGGGTGACTATGCCTAACTGATATTGTCTTGTGCGTACTGCATAAATTTCTCAATACCGTTTTGGGGTTGCACGAATCCCGTGCCGTTGATGGCAATAGATCAAAATGGAGCCATTCAAATTGGCTGGTGAGCACTGCAACACTCATCGCCGCTACTCCATACCTGACAGAATGTGTGGTGCTGGGTGCCTCCCGGTGCCTGTACAAGCTGACAAAATGCAGGGCGGTAACTGATAGTATTAAGGCATAGGACAATAAGGTGCTTGTCCGAGCACATATCCTAAACCCAAATTGAGAAGGTGAAAGTCAGCGGCAGAAAGAAACTGCCCCGTTCTGGCACCATCCCGCAGTTTAATGCAATCCCAAATGCGCAAGCTGGTGGAGTTGCTAGCCAAAAACCATGATGCGCAGTTGGCGGAGGGAACATTTGAAATCAGCCTCGATTTTGAAAGCGGACTTCAGGTACTGGAAGTTACGCAGATTATCATGGAAGCCAAAGAACATTACGGATTATCAGGCTCGCCTGATGACATTTTCATCCATGAAACCGGGCTGCCGCTTACCAGTGAATAAATTGAGAGTTATAGCGGCATATCGGCTCTGGCATGTGCAGTGGCTTTATTGGTGAGAAACTAGTTTACTCTCATTAAGAATCAAAATAGGCGTATACATGGGCCGCTGATAACGTATATAGCCCTGAGTTTCTGGTTATACCGACAGAGAGGGTTGCCATAGCAGTTAGTTCCATCAGCCAACACACCGCTCGAAAAAAATCCCACATTAGGTTTCTGAGAATTCGGCAGGCGATTCAGATCTCAGAGAGGTTATTGAGCGCTACACCACAGTAATGTTAGAAACAGAGTTACCACTGGCGGAAGAGCTAATCTTGATGGATGGCATTCGTCTCAATTGCGAATACAACATTCGTGAATTGCGTATGGAGGGAGACTGTCGCTTATCGCGTTTGGTTGCTCCTGAAATGGGGGCGTCGGAATGAAGCTAAGGCTGTATTTCCCTTCGGCTGAAATACCTACTGGCGAAGAATGACAACTTCTAAGCTTGGAGAAAAAATCCGAAAATAGTATAAGTATTATTCCTAATTTGTTTCTGAAAGCATTGATACAGCTTGTTTTTATAAAAATTTGTCAAGGGAAGACGCGAAAACTTCAGAGGTGTTCATTAACCTATCAAAATGGGATTGACTACAATTCTCCTTATGGGCTAGCTCAGATGCGAGCAGGTATATCAGGATGAAGGACGTAACCGAGTGATGGAGTGGAAACTTATAGATGGTAGTGCATGTCAGCGGCGACAACCCAAAGATGGGTAAATATGTAAGATGGTAAAGAGCTAAGGCCAGTTAATGTACTCTAGGAGTTTTTTATAAACGCATGGCGTATTAGCACAAAAACTCTGTTTGTCAAGCTACCAATAATGGTAGTTCATTATACTTAAGAAATAATTACTATGCCAGTTGGCAATGTCACTAAGTTAGATACATTTGCATCGCAAGGAAGTGTACTTATACGTTCTCAGTTTAGGGCCGAACTCAAGGTGAATCGATACTATGGGCATGTCAGAGGAAAAGTATAATACGATGCGTCGTATCAAAGATGGTGCAGAATATAATTTGCGTGGGGATAAAGCTGTAGGAATTGAAATAAGAAAAGGCCCCAGGTACGATAATCGTAAAGTGGTTAATTGTCGGAGCCTGCCACCATTAATACGCGAAGGATTGATTGATTTTGAACGCTACCCAAGTGACATGACTCGCTATTACAGAGTCAGGCTAACAGATGAAGGGGAAAAACTGCTAAAGAATATAGCGTAAATCCCTACGCATATAATTTGAATCTCTCAAGTAATTTACTTTTTTAAACCTAACTCATCATTAGTTAGCAAATTAAGGCACTTTCTCTTTTCTATCAGTTGGTGTGAGGAACGCATATAGCAGGGAATAAGAAAATCAGGAATTAGCTTCTAGAGTTGTGGCATGGAAGCAATGGGAGATGTTATTCATTGACGCTACGGTGGACTTACTGAGTGTTATTTGCAGATATCACCGGAAAAGTCTGGTTCAGTTCAAGTGCAGTTGATGGTGCGGGGCCGGATAAAAAAATGATACGCTGGCGGATCGGGGGTATACGGTGTTTCCTCTGGCAGGCACACATGCCTGGATGTGGTGGATTACATCGTTACTAATATCTATCGCTTTGTAGCTTCTCATCCCGTCACTTTGGTGACAGTGCTGGCAGCGTCCGTTCGGTAAATTAATCATTATTATTATGAGGTTGTTCTGGTTTTACAGCTCTTCACGTTCTGGTGCGGTAATGCTCTTTGGCTGTTAATCATGATCCTTACGCTGATTACCTCGACGTTAACCGGTATTATCTACGCTATGTATCCCTGGATAATTCCAAGTCAGGTTAATTTGTATCAAAGCGCCGCTTCCAGTGTTACCCAGCAGGTCGTCCTGATCGGGACGGCAGTCATGATCCTGCTGACGTTAATTTATCATATCTGGCCGTTCTGGATAATAAAAGGCCATCATCCGAAGTGCGATATCTTTAACGTTCACGAGGTTTCTACCCTATGAATAAAGATGAATTCTGCATCCGGGATTACCCGATAAAAGAAAATATCATCTGGTTACGCAGGTAGCCTTGGATTCGGCGCATCAGGGAATAAGTTCTCATTGTCATTCCGGTGGCATGTGGCCTTTTTTCCAGAGGGTTTCTGAGTGATGGGTCGGTGCAATCACCTGATGGTAAATTGAAGGTAGAATATGAACACTTTGGTCGGGTACAAAGTAATATGGAGATGAGTATCTGGATTGATACGCCGCCCGGCGGAAATTTACTGCCATGATAGGATGTGGGGCACTTAATAACTTGCAGATACAGACCTTACAGCTACAGCCAGTCCAGGAGCTTTCTGACGGAAGTGATATGCGGCTGACATATTCATTCCGTAATACAGGAGGGGGGTCATACGGTATGGCTGGGATTTCAGCCACAGCAACCGAGGTGGGTAGCAATCAGTGCCAGCGCCGATAATCAACAACCGGTCCAGTTCAATCAGTGGGTATACCCCTGAAGGAGAGTGATATAGAAACCGTATTGCGAGCTGCTGGCATCTATCTTGTCCTGATGTGGTATTTAAAATTGCGGCAGGCGAACGTTTTGACAGATGACATCCTTTGACCTGATTCAGTTACTGATTATCAGTGAATCCCCTGAGTAGGCGTTGCTGGGTGATGATTTTTCCGTGACGGCGGCAGCGCTGACTATTGTAACCCTCATTACGATTAATCTTTTTCTCGGCAAACTTAAAACGCGATTTCCTTATCTTGAACACATGGCAGAGGGCTGGCCTATGATTCTGGTTGAAAATGGTAATCTGGAGGAAAAACGTATGAAGATGGCTGGCATAAGTAAGGAGAATATTCTCGATTCACCCGGTTGTCACAGGGGATGGAGCGGATAGACCAGATAAAATATGCCGTACTCGAAGTTAATGGTCATATTTCCGTCACATATGCGGAAGAAAAATTAATAGCCTCGTGATGAAACGCTGCTGCACCGGTAAAGAATGCCCGGTCATTGTCTGGGCATTTCTATTCAGGACTGGGGTTGTCCAACAGGACCGGACCCCAAAGTACCACCAGGTGTGGCCTGCCCGCTCGGCGCATGAGGGCACCCATCATCGCGAACTGTTTTACTTCTGTGCATACACCCTGACAATGCGGCAATACTCAATGCGATACAGGTTATTTAGTAGATGATTTCATAGGGTTTCCTTTTCAGTGAGTGAACGAAAAATAATATTTACCTCTGAAAATAATATAACTTGCAGATTATCACTGCGTTGTGTTTTTTGAACTATAATCCATAAG
The sequence above is a segment of the Pantoea sp. At-9b genome. Coding sequences within it:
- a CDS encoding cytochrome d ubiquinol oxidase subunit II codes for the protein MVLQLFTFWCGNALWLLIMILTLITSTLTGIIYAMYPWIIPSQVNLYQSAASSVTQQVVLIGTAVMILLTLIYHIWPFWIIKGHHPKCDIFNVHEVSTL